One window of the Corynebacterium glutamicum ATCC 13032 genome contains the following:
- a CDS encoding bifunctional alpha/beta hydrolase/OsmC family protein, which translates to MMAATLDLPDTDPIAYAMFAHCFTGSRFTPAAARVSKTLAESGVACLRFDFPGLSQSEGDFSKTTFNSNVDDIVAASQWLTEHYSAPQLLIGHSLGGAASLKAATKISCLKAVATIGAPFDPAHAVLHFADRICDVDDQGAVTLQLGGRDVTISREFLEDLAEVNPEDHLRRLRKPLLLLHSPTDQTVGVDNAQLIFRVTRYPKSLMTLDKADHLLTKDGTAQRAARIIANWVEPYLVPENVCEDLPEFVAEASTIKASKYGAAIRTGGHNFITDRDKSQGGKNLGFTPTSLLVSALAAANSQTIKQAAIDNRIKGLDDVKVTISQEQSADHGQIKLRRKISLIGNLSDADSASLRAASNSCSITQLLAQGIVIDDEVN; encoded by the coding sequence ATGATGGCCGCGACGTTAGATCTTCCAGATACAGATCCCATTGCCTATGCAATGTTTGCCCACTGTTTCACCGGCTCACGGTTCACGCCAGCCGCCGCGCGAGTCAGTAAAACACTCGCAGAATCCGGCGTCGCCTGCCTGCGTTTCGATTTCCCAGGACTGAGCCAATCAGAAGGTGACTTCTCCAAAACCACCTTCAACTCCAATGTGGACGATATCGTGGCGGCCTCGCAGTGGTTGACGGAACACTACTCCGCTCCACAGTTGCTCATTGGACACTCCTTGGGTGGTGCAGCATCACTGAAAGCTGCCACCAAAATCTCCTGCCTCAAAGCAGTAGCAACGATAGGTGCACCTTTTGATCCTGCGCACGCAGTCCTGCACTTTGCTGATCGCATATGTGATGTAGATGATCAAGGTGCTGTCACTCTGCAGCTCGGAGGCCGGGATGTCACCATTTCCCGCGAATTCCTCGAAGACCTTGCAGAGGTCAACCCCGAAGATCACCTCCGCAGGCTCCGCAAACCACTGCTTTTACTGCATTCCCCCACCGACCAAACCGTCGGCGTGGACAACGCGCAGCTCATCTTCAGAGTCACTCGCTACCCTAAATCCTTGATGACTTTGGACAAGGCAGATCACCTGCTCACCAAAGATGGCACCGCACAGCGTGCAGCCCGGATCATCGCGAACTGGGTCGAGCCCTACCTGGTTCCAGAAAACGTCTGTGAGGATCTTCCGGAGTTTGTCGCCGAAGCCTCAACCATCAAAGCCAGCAAATACGGCGCAGCCATCCGCACCGGTGGTCACAATTTCATCACCGACCGCGACAAATCCCAGGGTGGCAAAAACCTCGGCTTCACCCCTACTTCCCTGCTGGTTTCCGCGCTTGCTGCTGCAAACTCTCAAACGATCAAACAAGCAGCCATCGACAACCGCATCAAAGGCCTTGACGATGTCAAAGTGACGATCTCCCAGGAACAATCAGCCGACCACGGCCAGATCAAACTCCGCCGAAAGATCTCTTTGATCGGCAACCTCAGCGATGCTGACAGTGCTTCACTTCGGGCCGCATCTAATTCCTGCTCGATTACCCAACTGCTCGCGCAGGGAATCGTCATCGACGACGAGGTGAACTAG
- the secA2 gene encoding accessory Sec system translocase SecA2 has translation MAGFDWFWKALGGKSGRNQKRSVAIVNQVENHAAELDALDDVALAQRAKDLASGGRIDNHAEFLAILGVASQRTLGLKPYPVQSQAVLRLIEGDVVHMATGEGKTLVGAMAATGLGLMGKRVHSITVNDYLAVRDAEWMRPLVEFFGLSVASISEKMDAGERRQAYKAAIVYGPVNEIGFDVLRDQLITRREDAVQHGADVAIIDEADSVLVDEALVPLVLAGNQPGHAPRGKITDVVRSLKENDDYTIDDDRRNVFLTDKGAAKLEQQLGISSLYDDEHVGSTLVQVNLALHAQALLIRDIHYIVRDSKVLLIDASRGRVADLQRWPDGLQAAVEAKEGLAVSEGGKILDTITLQALIGRYPMACGMTGTAVEATDQLRTFYDLHVSVIERNHPLKRFDEADRIYATMAEKNRAIIDEIALLHSTGQPVLVGTHDVAESEELATALRELNIEVSVLNAKNDAEEAQIIAEAGDIGRVTVSTQMAGRGTDIRLGGADEADYDEVVKLGGLAVIGTARHRSQRLDNQLRGRAGRQGDPGLSLFFVSLDDDVVVSGGSGESVSAQPDATGLIDSDRIRDWVGHCQRVTEGQLLEIHSQSWNYNKLLADQRVIIDERRERLLDTALAWEELAQHAPARAAELEDLDQSVREQAARDIMLYHLDYNWSEHLALMDDVRESIHLRAIARETPLDEYHRIAVREFKDLAQRAVDDAVSTFKSVTIDHEGAHLDDEGLARPSATWTYMVSDNPLAGSGNSVISGIGNIFR, from the coding sequence GTGGCCGGTTTTGATTGGTTTTGGAAGGCCCTTGGCGGCAAATCGGGCAGAAACCAAAAACGTAGCGTGGCAATTGTCAATCAGGTAGAAAACCATGCAGCGGAATTAGACGCGCTGGATGATGTTGCATTGGCGCAGCGTGCCAAGGATCTAGCCAGTGGTGGACGCATTGACAATCATGCGGAATTCCTCGCCATTTTGGGTGTGGCATCGCAGCGGACATTGGGGCTGAAGCCGTATCCGGTGCAATCACAGGCGGTGTTGCGTCTCATTGAAGGCGATGTGGTGCACATGGCTACCGGTGAGGGCAAGACTTTGGTGGGCGCGATGGCGGCCACCGGTCTGGGGTTGATGGGCAAGCGAGTCCATTCGATTACCGTCAATGATTATTTGGCGGTGCGCGATGCCGAATGGATGCGGCCATTGGTCGAATTTTTCGGTCTGAGCGTGGCGAGCATCAGCGAGAAGATGGATGCAGGGGAGCGTCGACAAGCATATAAAGCCGCAATTGTCTACGGACCTGTCAATGAAATCGGCTTTGACGTGCTGCGTGATCAGCTAATTACCCGGCGCGAAGACGCCGTGCAGCATGGCGCCGACGTCGCGATTATCGATGAGGCCGATTCCGTGCTTGTCGACGAGGCCCTGGTGCCACTCGTCCTCGCCGGCAACCAGCCCGGCCATGCGCCGCGCGGCAAAATCACCGATGTGGTGCGCTCGTTGAAAGAAAACGACGATTACACCATCGACGATGATCGTCGCAACGTCTTCCTCACCGACAAGGGTGCCGCCAAATTAGAGCAGCAGCTGGGCATCAGCAGCCTCTACGACGATGAGCACGTCGGCTCGACGCTCGTGCAGGTCAACCTCGCCCTCCACGCGCAGGCACTGCTCATCCGCGACATCCACTACATCGTCCGCGACAGCAAGGTCTTGCTTATCGACGCCTCCCGCGGCCGTGTCGCCGACCTGCAGCGCTGGCCCGACGGCCTGCAAGCAGCAGTGGAGGCCAAGGAAGGTCTCGCGGTTTCTGAAGGCGGCAAGATCCTTGACACCATCACACTTCAGGCGTTGATTGGTCGCTACCCAATGGCATGCGGCATGACAGGTACCGCCGTGGAGGCAACCGATCAGCTACGCACCTTCTATGACTTGCATGTTTCTGTCATTGAGCGCAATCATCCGCTGAAGCGCTTTGATGAAGCTGACCGTATCTACGCCACCATGGCGGAGAAAAACCGCGCCATCATCGATGAAATCGCACTCCTTCACAGCACGGGGCAGCCAGTCCTGGTGGGTACCCACGATGTGGCAGAGTCGGAAGAACTCGCCACTGCACTGCGTGAACTCAACATCGAAGTAAGCGTTCTCAACGCCAAGAATGATGCCGAAGAAGCCCAGATCATCGCAGAGGCTGGCGATATTGGACGAGTGACCGTTTCCACTCAGATGGCCGGCCGCGGTACCGATATTCGCCTCGGTGGCGCCGATGAAGCCGACTACGATGAAGTGGTGAAACTCGGTGGACTCGCCGTTATCGGCACCGCCCGCCACCGTTCTCAGCGCCTGGACAACCAGCTGCGCGGACGTGCGGGACGACAAGGAGATCCAGGCCTGAGCCTTTTCTTTGTCTCCCTCGATGATGATGTGGTGGTCTCAGGCGGGTCAGGGGAGAGCGTGAGCGCGCAACCCGATGCCACCGGGCTGATTGACTCAGATCGCATCCGCGATTGGGTCGGACACTGCCAGCGCGTCACCGAAGGACAGCTGCTGGAAATCCACTCCCAGAGCTGGAATTACAACAAGCTCCTTGCCGATCAACGCGTGATCATTGACGAGCGCCGCGAACGCCTCCTCGACACCGCCTTAGCGTGGGAGGAACTGGCACAGCATGCACCAGCGCGGGCTGCAGAGCTTGAAGACCTTGATCAGTCCGTGAGGGAACAGGCAGCACGAGACATCATGCTGTACCACCTCGATTACAACTGGTCAGAGCACCTCGCGTTGATGGATGATGTCCGCGAATCCATTCACCTGCGCGCCATCGCCAGGGAAACCCCCCTTGATGAATACCACCGCATCGCTGTGCGTGAATTCAAGGATTTGGCACAACGCGCTGTCGATGATGCGGTGTCCACGTTCAAGTCTGTGACCATCGATCACGAGGGTGCCCATTTGGATGATGAGGGCTTGGCGCGTCCATCAGCAACGTGGACCTACATGGTCTCTGACAACCCACTTGCGGGTAGTGGTAACTCAGTGATCAGTGGCATAGGAAATATCTTTAGATAA
- the odhI gene encoding oxoglutarate dehydrogenase inhibitor Odhl: protein MSDNNGTPEPQVETTSVFRADLLKEMESSTGTAPASTGAENLPAGSALLVVKRGPNAGARFLLDQPTTTAGRHPESDIFLDDVTVSRRHAEFRINEGEFEVVDVGSLNGTYVNREPRNAQVMQTGDEIQIGKFRLVFLAGPAE, encoded by the coding sequence ATGAGCGACAACAACGGCACCCCGGAGCCACAGGTCGAGACCACCTCAGTATTCCGCGCTGATCTACTGAAGGAAATGGAGTCGAGCACCGGTACTGCTCCAGCCTCCACAGGAGCTGAAAACCTTCCTGCAGGATCTGCTCTTCTTGTAGTCAAGCGTGGACCAAATGCAGGCGCTCGATTCCTTCTGGACCAGCCAACCACGACCGCTGGTCGTCACCCAGAAAGTGACATCTTCCTTGATGATGTCACCGTTTCACGTCGCCACGCAGAGTTCCGCATCAATGAAGGTGAATTTGAAGTCGTGGACGTAGGGTCCCTCAACGGAACCTACGTTAACCGCGAGCCACGCAACGCTCAGGTCATGCAGACCGGTGATGAGATCCAGATTGGCAAGTTCCGCCTGGTTTTCCTCGCAGGCCCTGCTGAGTAA